One window from the genome of Ancylothrix sp. D3o encodes:
- a CDS encoding DUF928 domain-containing protein — MARTKSLLQFIPLSLAVSLGVSVSTGFSTVVLAQQASQSTLISQQIRGNWNAFNPPNRGLPGGRQEGGGVRGPCPNGSEQLTALSPKTDAGITSLGQPSFYLYVPEGIALPMEFTISQYPDANNPQTEEKEVYKTTFNLTGKSGIISVTLPEKTAALEVGKSYYWSFALVCKPNAREASIIRGGWVQRQALSGSLEQEIQMAAKNTPEKLPGLFEREGMWYDAVAALAQLRSKNPGKDNIEKEWQALLNSVELGNLATAEFINYKASN, encoded by the coding sequence ATGGCTAGGACGAAATCTCTTTTGCAATTCATTCCTCTGTCGTTGGCCGTTTCCTTGGGAGTCAGTGTCAGCACAGGTTTTTCTACGGTTGTACTGGCACAACAAGCTTCACAATCTACTTTAATAAGTCAGCAAATACGGGGGAATTGGAATGCTTTTAACCCGCCAAATCGGGGACTGCCGGGGGGCCGGCAAGAAGGCGGCGGTGTGCGAGGCCCTTGCCCGAATGGTTCGGAACAGCTTACGGCCCTCAGCCCCAAAACTGACGCGGGGATAACGTCTTTGGGACAGCCTTCTTTTTATTTGTATGTGCCGGAAGGAATTGCTCTGCCAATGGAGTTTACTATCTCGCAATATCCCGATGCAAATAATCCCCAAACAGAGGAAAAGGAAGTTTATAAAACCACTTTCAATCTGACAGGTAAAAGCGGGATTATCAGTGTTACTTTACCGGAAAAAACGGCGGCGTTGGAAGTAGGAAAAAGTTATTATTGGTCGTTTGCTTTGGTCTGCAAACCAAATGCACGAGAAGCTAGTATTATTCGGGGTGGATGGGTTCAACGTCAAGCGTTAAGCGGTTCTCTGGAACAAGAAATTCAAATGGCTGCTAAAAATACTCCTGAAAAGTTGCCTGGATTATTTGAGCGGGAGGGAATGTGGTACGATGCGGTGGCTGCTCTTGCCCAATTAAGAAGCAAAAACCCCGGAAAAGATAACATTGAAAAAGAGTGGCAAGCACTGCTCAATTCTGTGGAGCTTGGTAATTTGGCGACTGCGGAGTTTATCAATTATAAGGCATCCAATTGA
- a CDS encoding ShlB/FhaC/HecB family hemolysin secretion/activation protein, giving the protein MHWRSKVGLVGCVVSVNSGVLLTGLSVKAAVLNAEFEESKLLIKTPKIEAFEENDNHIFEKVLNNENRQFAQQTPPAPPINPGPDPNRDRFPQPLPEPSQPSEPQPPLQTPPPLQTPPSGDVQRVQINKIEVTGSSLFGPEELNAITGPVEGTAVTLDELRKVADAITQLYLQRGYITSRAVLDAQTIRNGVVNIRVIEGSLARIDVEGTQRLNPEYIRSRLMLGAASPLSTAALENQLRLLRIDPLFENVEASLRAGENVGESILTVRVTEADSLITNFSIDNYSPPSVGSERVGASLLYRNVTGIGDEFAASYYRALGESNVYDLSYRVPVNAMNGTLQFRFAPNNNAVIQEEFREFDIQGNSELYEISYRQPLVRSPIEEFALSVGFSHQKSQTFLAGVGFPFGSGPDEEGITRTSIFKFGQDYIRRDISGAWALRSQFNLGTGLLNGTVNDEPVPDSRFISWTGQVQRVQRLNENNLLILQGDIQLTPDSLLPSQQFVIGGGLSVRGYRQNARSGDVGFRFSAENRITIQRDETSGLPVLQIAPFVDLGAVRNVGGNPNTLPSQKFIAGAGVGVLWEVLPGMFVRLDYALPLVDLDDRGNNAQDNGFYFSVNYSP; this is encoded by the coding sequence ATGCACTGGCGTTCAAAGGTTGGTTTGGTTGGGTGTGTGGTGTCTGTAAATAGTGGAGTTTTGCTCACCGGCCTGAGTGTAAAGGCAGCTGTGCTGAATGCTGAGTTTGAGGAATCAAAACTGCTAATAAAGACCCCAAAAATTGAGGCTTTTGAGGAAAATGATAATCACATATTTGAGAAAGTTTTAAATAATGAAAATCGCCAATTTGCTCAACAAACGCCACCGGCACCACCGATAAATCCAGGGCCAGATCCCAACCGTGACCGCTTCCCGCAACCGCTTCCTGAACCTTCTCAACCGTCTGAACCTCAACCGCCGCTGCAAACGCCGCCGCCGCTGCAAACGCCGCCTTCGGGGGATGTGCAACGGGTGCAAATTAACAAAATTGAAGTGACCGGCAGTAGTCTTTTTGGGCCGGAAGAATTGAATGCTATTACGGGGCCGGTGGAAGGTACGGCGGTTACGCTTGATGAATTGAGAAAAGTTGCTGACGCCATCACTCAGCTTTATTTGCAACGAGGTTATATTACGTCTCGTGCTGTTTTGGACGCGCAAACTATCAGAAATGGGGTGGTAAATATTCGGGTTATCGAAGGCAGTTTAGCCCGAATTGATGTGGAGGGAACCCAACGTTTAAATCCTGAGTATATCCGTTCGCGTTTGATGTTGGGGGCGGCGAGTCCTCTGTCAACGGCGGCTTTAGAAAATCAATTGCGGTTATTACGAATTGACCCACTTTTTGAAAATGTAGAAGCGAGTTTGCGGGCCGGTGAAAATGTGGGGGAAAGTATTTTAACGGTGCGGGTGACTGAGGCTGATTCACTAATTACTAATTTTAGTATTGATAATTATTCGCCGCCTTCTGTGGGTTCTGAACGAGTTGGGGCGAGTTTGCTTTATCGCAATGTTACGGGAATTGGTGATGAATTTGCTGCGTCTTATTATCGGGCTTTGGGTGAGTCGAATGTTTATGATTTGAGTTATCGGGTGCCGGTTAATGCGATGAATGGCACTCTACAATTTCGCTTTGCACCGAATAATAATGCGGTAATTCAAGAGGAGTTTCGGGAGTTTGATATTCAAGGCAATTCCGAACTTTATGAAATAAGTTATCGCCAACCTTTGGTGCGTTCACCGATAGAAGAATTTGCTTTATCTGTGGGTTTTAGCCATCAAAAAAGTCAGACATTTTTGGCCGGTGTTGGTTTTCCTTTTGGCAGTGGGCCCGATGAGGAGGGAATTACGCGCACAAGTATTTTTAAGTTTGGTCAAGATTATATTCGCCGGGATATTTCGGGGGCTTGGGCGTTGCGTTCTCAGTTTAATTTGGGGACGGGTTTGTTGAATGGGACTGTGAATGATGAGCCGGTTCCTGATAGCCGGTTTATCAGTTGGACGGGGCAGGTGCAAAGGGTGCAGCGTTTAAATGAAAATAATTTGTTGATTTTGCAAGGGGATATTCAGCTTACTCCTGATAGTTTGTTGCCGTCTCAACAGTTTGTAATTGGGGGGGGTTTGTCGGTGCGTGGCTATCGGCAAAATGCTCGCTCTGGGGATGTTGGGTTTCGTTTTTCTGCGGAAAATCGGATTACGATCCAACGAGATGAAACCAGCGGTTTGCCGGTTTTACAAATTGCTCCTTTTGTTGATTTAGGTGCGGTGAGAAATGTGGGAGGAAACCCGAATACTTTGCCTTCGCAAAAGTTTATTGCGGGGGCTGGTGTGGGGGTTTTGTGGGAGGTATTGCCTGGTATGTTTGTGCGCCTTGATTATGCTTTACCTTTGGTAGATTTAGATGATCGTGGAAATAATGCTCAGGATAATGGGTTTTATTTTAGTGTGAATTACTCTCCCTAA